ACATAGTGTCTATTCTGGATGATgtgccattacattacatttaagtcatttagcagacgctcttatccagagcgacttacaaaaaatgcatttacatttttagattttagtaatttagtagacgctcttatccagagtgattagggttaagtgccttgctcaagagaaCAAACTGATTTTTCACCAAGTAACCTTGGGGATTCGAACCTGCAATCTTTCAATTACTGGCCCAGCGCTGTTAACTGCGAGGCTATAGCGATAAGGCTGTGCCTTGACAGAAGCACTACAGGATGTGGAGTCAAGAGTGCTAGTAGGTGCCAGAATCAAATCTACATCTGTGCTCCCATTTGCCCATGTTTCTTGGAGATCATTTGAATGGTAACATTTTGTGATATTCAACTCGACCAGTGTTATAAGCACATTCATACAGTAACTGTTTCATAACACCTCAAATGAAAGTTACTATACTGCAGGTGTTTGTGCACACACTATAAAGCCATATGACAAGGTTATGAAGTCCGTCATTCCATTCAATTTAATAATGTGACACAGAGGTTGGTAAATGACAAAACACCCTGTTATAACATCTGGTATGTAGACTATTATGTAGCATGTAATAACATATGACAAAAGTTGTCATGCAGACTGTGTAGCAGTTGACATTAGAGCATATGACAGGATGAATAGTCCTCTTTGACACCAGTTATAACTAGTTTTATATAATCTAATGCCGCAACTCATTTCCATTTAAAACTGTTCATGACAGCTTATGACAAATATTATAATGTGTAACACAGCTGTTAAAAAGGCTTCATGAATGCATTCGTAAGGACACCTACAGTAAAGTGTTCCCGAAATGGACAATTAACGACTTCAGCCAACCAGCTGCAGTAACAATATCTGCCTATTCAAATGGATGGTGGGAATGCTCCGAGAGAAGTACAGTATTAAGCTTATTATAGTAAGTCATTAGTAGACGATCACCACATCTGGCATAGAGGAAAGTGAATGAAGGTTACTCTCCCACACTGTCAATTAAATGTTTTaacttatttaacctttatttaactaggcaagtcagttaagaacaaattcttattaatggtatctgttgcttttatacatgtcttactactcgaaagtcatctTAAATTTCGCTCAAAACCTCCCGTGGCTTATTTTTAAGTTTGGCATGTTCTGTTTCAAATGTctgtgcaagagtgaaggtttcatcgagttgtgagatagtacttttgcacatatgacacactgtggctgaggaaaggcactactcccaaatcaatgtagttcccatcatatttgcgcctcttcaatggtccaacgtccctgtccatgctagctgggctaacaacaaatggagaactactgatgctagcattggatgtgctcgtggaagcagaacaacttgtgttgtcgacaggtgcaggtgtagtactgctggtatgtgtctctatggacgcgGACCTTACTTTTTTTGAACCATTTATCAATTTTCTAGCAAACAGAATGAGCACCAGCGCAGTTGGCTTTAtcggaattcccgcgagagagtaacggttaatgtgattggatgttaattatttgactaggttacctgtatttgacattgtgttgttatttcgctttTGCTTTTTGGCAGTGAACCAAGGCTACTAAGGTGAGAAACAAACTTCACCCAAATGCacagccccgttggaaaatataaaccgactgtttgaaaatgtgaatcacatttatATTTGGCATACCCCCGATGGCATGGTacataccccagtttgggaatacctgacctaaagcatctaaactggaacaaccatttcagtaactgGCGCAATAAATCCAAGTAACACGTCGGCTTAGTTTGGAAAATGTATCACATATATATTTGAGATGCATAACATTAATTAATTATTGTACCTGCAATTTTTAATAAATCAACCTGAAATAGAGCACGCTGTAAAATATGATTATGATGGATGTGGTTTTGGTTCAACTCTGGTTATTAAGACCAACGCTGGGGTTATTTTACAACACTGAGTGTTAATTCAACATTTTAGTTATGTTCAGAGTAGGCCCTTAACATTATGCCATATGAATAATGTTTTGTATTGTGATAAATAATAAACAATTTATGATAACATATTTGCTCAGGATCTCACTTGGTGTAGTGCCTTGgactgaaaatatatatatatttttttatttaacctttatttaaccaggtaggctagttgagaacaagttctaatttacaactgctacctggccacaataaagcaaagcagtgcgacacaaacaacaacacagagttacacatggaataaacaagcgtacagtcaataacacaatagaaagaaaaaaaagtctGTATACAATGTGTGTAAATGGCGTGAGGAAGTAAGCCAACAAATAGGCCACAGTagcaagtaattacaatttaacaaattaacactggagtgatagatgtgcagatgatgatgtgcaagtagaaatactggtgtgcaaaagagcagacaagtaaataaaaacattatggggatgaagtaggtagattggatgggctatttacagatgtgctatgtacagctgcagcgatcggttagctgctcggaaagctgatgaatgcaacaaccatgtctctgtcactaacaaatacagtctcGGATAGTACTGTATCTCTACAATTCACTTGAGAGGCAATGCACTCGAGGAAaaagtaaaaacaaataaaaaataaggcTTTATACCTAGCAGTGTGTTTATTTAAAATGTTCCAGTCTCTATCGGGGTATACACtttcagtgttaatttaacactctctgtgttgatttaacactggaTAATCTGTGTAGCtgtggagtgtgtttgtgtgggagaCAGACATTCAGTTGACAGATTAAGTGGATGGTCAGAAAGAAGCATGGTGCTTTTGTGTGTCTGATCATTTCACTTGCTGAAGATTCTGATATTCTATTATGTCAATGTGTGACTAAAACTCACAAGTGattctgtgtgtctctttgtttCAGCTATGGATTGGAGTCAGAGGTTGCAGCTCTTGctcttctcactcctctgtctcactGGCAACTCCAAGGCAGTAGGAGGTAAGTAGGATGAACTTTACCCACAGAATTCATCAACCATCAATCAACCATGTTACGAGGACAGCTAGAAGTACTGATTGAATTCAACTGGATCAAGTTAACAGCTCTATCTCCGGAAACATGGTCCTTCACTTTGTCGTGATTTAAGTCTGACCTCTGGTGGGTGTAAATGGAATTATATAATTTTATAAAGCAACACTGCAAATATCTGCGTGCAGTTTTAAACTACCCTTCCCCCATTTGTTCCATACTGGCTGAAGACctggctagccagtaactagctaacatcaGACAAACATGAAAGGGGAAAAATATAAGAATACTTGCAATAGATTAATTGGGTAAACGTGTAATTATATTTTCTGACACCATTCAGTCACATTTTGGCACCAGTAGAGTAGCTATCTAGCTATATAAACCATGCCCCTCTGCAAACATGTCTTCTCCGATGTTGGTTAAAAGATTATAGTTATTTAAATTAGGTAAGAGAATATCATGGTAGAGTACCATTGGTGTATTAAAATAAGAGTTAACGTGATGGCACGTTGTTACCTAAATAATTAATCTAAGTGTTTGACGTGGGGgaggggaccagtaactttatgatcaaactTTATCAATGTAGAATCTACAGTCATTTTTCATACCTTGATCATCATAATTTGATCTGGTTTCCTTCAAATATCATCCAATTTCATGAAAAACGTCCTTTGAACTATGCATGACCTTTAAATCAACACTGAAAGTGTTGTCTATGGACCCCATATAAAAACCGGAACCGTGTTAAATCAACTTTCTGCTTAGTGTAAAGCCTTATTCAAATATTTCCCAGATTGTCTTGCCTTCTGAGTAAATTGTAGTTACCACCCATGACAATATTTGTTATtaacagagacatggttgttgcattcatccATTTTCAGTCATATGGAGTTCACCCAGTATTAAATGAGATCCTTAGTGAATGTTatcataaaatatatatatttaacacaATACCATATGTCTTTCGTAAGGCCTTATTTTGAGGACCTAGTTTTACCCTAATACAGAGGCCTGAAACTCATACACATCACTTTGAAACAAAACTACCACCGGTGTATGCTGTTTTGCAGGTTGATATTTTAGAAtggtttgtttcaatatctatgtTTGTGCACGTACATTGATTGACTGAATTTATCGTATACTTCACAAAGATAAACTAcacacatttttctaaactaatccaatcactTAGTTCAAATCAGTTAGTTCCTAATGTTCCTAACCCtgacagtcattctgaatgcaggttgcaggTGAATTCATTTTCCAACTGTTGGATCTCCACCCACTGATTGGAtttcaataggaattacacatcacattGTAAGCCAGTATACTGTGATTTGCAGGGCTGATGTGGCTTGTAAAACATGGATTTCAGGCCCTTGTATTACACTCTCAGAATAACAGGTTTACGTTTGTTGCTAATGGGCTACAAACACGTAATCAATCAATGTACCAATGTACCTGCACAAacagatattgaaacaaacaattcaaAAACAAAATCttcctgcaatagagcatgctgggaaatatgatgaTGGGCATGGTTTTTGTTCAAATTGACGTGCATGAGTTTCAGGCGCCTGTATCTGGTTAAAACTATGCCTGCAAAATAAGGCCTTATGAAATACATATGGCATTGTgttaaatatacattttttatGACAACATATTAATTTAGGATCTTACTTTTTGAAGTCTACAGGACAAAATATGGATGAATGCAACAATTATGTCTctgtcacaaaaaaatacagtcacaggtggtaactctacaatttGCTCGAAAGGCAAGGCACTGTGGGAAATATTTGAATAAGGCTTTACACTAATCAGTGTGTTCATTTAACACTACTCTGGTGTCTATGGGTCCATAGACTCAAAAATTAACACTGGAGAATTTGTTGTGAAGAGATATATTTTGAAAGACCATCTCTGTAAAAACTCTGTCTATGCATGCTACATGACTCGCGTAATAATTGCATACTTTTTTGGTGTGCATCATTTCCCCAACATATTCTGGTCTTTAAGATGTGGACTCGTTAAATAAGATGGTGGTCCTCAAACAGTCCCTGTACTGCATGTTTGTCTTTACTCTATATACTCTTTGTGTGCAGAGCTCTGTGTGGACAAAGGACGAGAAACTGAGTGGGTATTTTCAATTTCCGGTGATGCTGCCATGTTGACATCCACCCTGTTGGACCTCAACGTGTCTGACAACCGCAGCATCCCCTATAAGATATCATGGTATTACCTAAGGACTGGGACAGAGCTGACCAGGGAGACAGGAAAGACTCTGGTGCGGGGGAAGACACTCTGGATTTTTAACATCACGATGGAAGATGCTGGAGACTATGAGTGTGTTGTGAGGTAGGGGCTATACATTTGTctgctgtgtgtatatgtgtgtgtatatgagtgtgtggTGTAAATATTTCCTGTTACCTTTGATAACAGACTACCCTCTGAGTGCTACAAGAAGGTTGCCTTGCTGATTGTGAACCACACCAACCCAGAAGAATGCGGTCGACCAGAAAAGGCCCAACAGGTCCTGACCAACACAGCCACCTCTTTCCTGAACTGCCCATTGAGTGAGCATATCAGGGAAGTAGACAACTACTCCATCCAGTGGTACAAGGTGAGTCCAATGGGGTAAACAGACAATGCAGTGCAATAGGAGAGTGTTGAGAGGGGACGCCTGACAACAGGGGCGGACTAGCCACCTGGCATTTTGAGAAAATGGTGgatgggctggtccatttttAGCCCAATGGAATTGTCTAACTATTTTTTTTTGTACAAAAATATAATTATCTGGCTGATAATTGGGGCCACAATGACAAAAACTGGCCTTTTGGTGGCCTCAAGGAAAGAAAATGGGCCAATGTCGGGCCTCAAGGGAAAAATGGTCCGGTGAGTCAGAAACGCCCGGGCggatttctggtcccagtctgcCCTTTCCTGACAGTGCTGGAAAGTCTGTTTGAACTCTTTCTTTTCAGCTATCCAGTCAGTCTCTATGTATGCTTAATTTGTGTTTAAAACTATAGGAATGTAGGGTTATTACTACTAGTGAAATCTTGTGACTACATTTGAGACAATGTTCCAACAGACAcagtatgtcatgttttgtcatatattgtcatgtcttgtccctgtgctttctcttctattcatttccccctgctggtcttattaggtttcttttcctctctctctatccctctctctctctatcgttccgttcctgctcccagctgttcctcattctcctaactacctcgtttgctctttcacacctgtcccctattttgccctctgatttagtccctatttctctctttgtttctgcttctgtccttgtcagatccttgtttgatgtttgctgtgctgtgttcttgttccgtcgtgtttttgccttcttcagatgctgcgtgtgagcaggtgtctatttcagctacggcctgcgccaacccgaagcgacctgcagtctgtggtcgcttctcctgttgttcccctctacagtagaggatttcagttattcctgtttggacattacctgtgaaagaattcaggattactcgttttctgttaagactggaataaactctgtttctgttaagtcgcttttgggtcctcattcacctgcataacacagtaCTGAACATACCCTTTACATTGTTCATTGCTCTCACATATTGTACTGCATTGAATTGTTCTGAGTTGGTCTTCTAAGGTAAGACATTATCAGAACTTATCTGTAATTGTATATTAATTTTGTACTACTAGCCATATTCCATTACCACTACCTTTCAGTGTACATTTCTATTTTAACCCTGTCAGGGCTGTGAACCCATTGTGGAAGATGATCCCTTGTGGAACAGGTTTAGTTATGTCAGTCACAGTGCTGTGGAGTTACTCCGAGTAGAAGTGGTCACCCTTGAGGATCATGCGTTCTACACCTGCACCATGACCTTTAACTTGGAAGGGTTCAGCAGCAGGATCTCAGAGACCATCAACAGTATGGTGGACGGTGAGTATTGTTGGCACAGCTCATAAAAGTTGTccataaccacagatctaggaacaGATTATTACCATATACCCCCAATCCTTACCACAGCcattacagagacagtaacttcagaaagtattcacacacgttgactttttccacatttacattacattacatttaagtcatttagcagacgctcttatccagagcgacttacaaattggtgcattcaccttatgacatccacaaCTTGTTGTGttgcaaagtgggattaaaatagatttaattgtcatttttttgtcaagaatctacataagtattcaactccctgagtcaatacaagttagaatcacctttgttgcgattatagctgtgagtctatctgggtaagtctctaagagctttccacccctggattgtgcaacatttccccattattcttttcaaagtGCTttaaaattggttgttgatcattgcttgacaaccattttcagatcttgccatagattttcaagcagatttaattCTAACCTGTAAAtcggtcactcaggaacattcacagtTCTTTGTTAGCAacttcagtgtagatttggccttgtttaaggttattgacctgctgaatggtgaattcatctcctgttggaaagcagacagaaCAAGGTTTTACTCCAaaattttgcctgtgtttagctgaattctgtttctttttataataaaaaactccccagtccttaacgacaggcatacccataacatgatgcagcgaCCACTATGTTTGAAAATAGGGAAAGTGGTAGTCAATAATGTGTTGCATTGGATTTTCCACAAACATAACACTTCGTATTCAGAACAagaagtgaattgctttgccacatgttttgcagtattactttagtgccttgtcgCAATCAGGATGCATGTTtcagaatatttgtattctgtatagGCTTCCTTCATGAGCCCTGTCAatcaggttagtattgtggagtaactagaatgttgttgatccatcctcagtttcttCCTATCACATCCATTAAACTCCGTAActttttttaaagtcaccattggcatcatggcgaaatccctaagcggtttccttcctctccgacaaCCTGTATCTTTGCAGTGAGTGTAATtaattttactcctgaacttatttcaccatgctcaaagggatattcaattcctgctttattttttttacccatctaccaatagttgccctttgcaaggcattggaaaacttccctggtctttgtggttgaatctgtgtttgaaatgcactgctcgactgagggacctgtaacggctgtcgtgggttgaagaaggtgaagaggaccaaagtgcagagtggtacgtgttcatgtgtaagggatttcctcctcttcggaagaagaggagaggcgaaaaggatcagaggaccaatatgcggcgtggtaagtgtccatggttcttttaatacgtaaatgtacacatgaacaactgaatacaaaaacgtgaaaacccaaaacagtcctatctggtgcaaacacagagacaggaacaaccacccaccaacacacagtgaaacccaggctacctaagtatgattctcaatcagagacaactaatgacacctgcctctgattgagaaccatactaggccgaaacatagaaatacccaaatcatagaaaaacaaacatagactgcccaccccaactcacgccctgaccatactaaataatgacaaaacaaaggaaataaaggtcagaacatgaaATCATGATGTATATTTATTTTAACTCAGAACACTACgaccaaaataacaaaaatagaccaacacgaaacagttctgtctggtacagacacagagacagaaaacaactacccacaactcaagggcgaaaccaggctgcctaagtatggttctcaatcagagacaactgcctctgattgggaaccatgccaggccaaacacatagaaatacaaacatagaacaaaacatagaatgcccaccccaactcacgccct
This sequence is a window from Oncorhynchus gorbuscha isolate QuinsamMale2020 ecotype Even-year linkage group LG01, OgorEven_v1.0, whole genome shotgun sequence. Protein-coding genes within it:
- the LOC124027895 gene encoding interleukin-1 receptor type 2-like, whose product is MDWSQRLQLLLFSLLCLTGNSKAVGELCVDKGRETEWVFSISGDAAMLTSTLLDLNVSDNRSIPYKISWYYLRTGTELTRETGKTLVRGKTLWIFNITMEDAGDYECVVRLPSECYKKVALLIVNHTNPEECGRPEKAQQVLTNTATSFLNCPLSEHIREVDNYSIQWYKGCEPIVEDDPLWNRFSYVSHSAVELLRVEVVTLEDHAFYTCTMTFNLEGFSSRISETINSMVDGEYCWHSS